A region of Epinephelus fuscoguttatus linkage group LG1, E.fuscoguttatus.final_Chr_v1 DNA encodes the following proteins:
- the arpc4 gene encoding actin-related protein 2/3 complex subunit 4, with amino-acid sequence MTATLRPYLNAVRATLQAALCLENFSSQVVERHNKPEVEVRSSKELLLQPVIISRNEKEKVLIEGSINSVRVSIAVKQADEIEKILCHKFMRFMMMRAENFFILRRKPVEGYDISFLITNFHTEQMYKHKLVDFVIHFMEEIDKEISEMKLSVNARARIVAEEFLKNF; translated from the exons ATG ACGGCAACCTTGCGCCCATACCTCAATGCGGTGCGTGCTACCCTGCAGGCCGCCCTCTGCCTGGAGAATTTCTCCTCGCAAGTGGTGGAAAGACATAACAAACCAGAGGTGGAAGTACG GAGCAGTAAAGAGCTGCTCCTCCAGCCTGTGATCATCAGCCGTAACGAAAAGGAGAAAGTCCTGATTGAGGGCTCCATCAACTCTGTCAGAGTCAGCATCGCTGTCAAGCAG gcaGATGAGATTGAGAAGATTCTGTGCCATAAATTCATGCGCTTCATGATGATGAGAGCGGAGAACTTCTTCATCCTGAGGAGGAAACCAGTGGAG GGCTATGACATCAGTTTTCTCATCACCAACTTCCACACGGAGCAGatgtacaaacacaaactggTGGACTTTGTCATTCATTTCATGGAGGAAATCGACAAGGAGATCAGTGAAATGAAGCTGTCCGTCAATGCCAGGGCTCGTATCGTCGCCGAGGAGTTCCTCAAAAAT ttctga
- the LOC125893334 gene encoding ras-related protein rab7-like: protein MTSRKKVLLKVIILGDSGVGKTSLMNQYVNKKFSNQYKATIGADFLTKEVMVDDRLVTMQIWDTAGQERFQSLGVAFYRGADCCVLVFDVTAPNTFKTLDSWRDEFLIQASPRDPENFPFVVLGNKIDLENRQVTTKRAQVWCQSKNNIPYFETSAKEAINVEQAFQTIARNALKQETEVELYNEFPEPIKLDRNDRAKPSAESCSC from the exons ATGACATCCAGGAAGAAAGTTCTCTTGAAAGTCATCATCCTGggagattctgg TGTTGGAAAGACCTCCCTAATGAACCAGTATGTGAACAAGAAGTTTAGTAACCAGTACAAAGCTACAATAGGAGCAGACTTCCTGACCAAGGAAGTGATGGTAGACGACCGGCTCGTTACAATGCAG ATCTGGGACACAGCTGGACAGGAGAGGTTCCAGTCTTTGGGTGTTGCGTTCTACCGTGGAGCCGACTGCTGTGTGCTGGTGTTTGATGTGACCGCCCCCAACACCTTCAAGACACTCGACAGCTGGCGGGATGAGTTCCTGATCCAAGCCAGCCCTCGAGATCCTGAGAACTTCCCGTTTGTGGTGCTAGGCAACAAGATTGACTTGGAGAACAGACAG GTAACCACCAAAAGGGCTCAGGTTTGGTGTCAGAGTAAGAACAACATCCCCTACTTTGAGACCAGTGCCAAAGAAGCCATAAATGTAGAACAGGCATTCCAGACAATTGCACGTAACGCCCTCAAACAA GAGACAGAGGTGGAGTTGTATAATGAATTCCCGGAGCCCATAAAACTGGATAGGAATGACAGAGCTAAACCTTCAGCAGAAAGCTGCAGCTGCTAA
- the si:ch211-157b11.8 gene encoding fibroleukin, with translation MIPRGSLSFLSLLSLYAGALLSSDASPACTHPPCRDSLVAAPIQPGTGAGAGTGACEGQTGTTACRMGLLLPAISDAPRKVEHRHDITQVQPKTGGVKERLVQLQRCMRSLQETGGPWSHGGQESNSLGAILALMAAVLTECDLHCHSQALGAMAKRLESAAVGREGEKDLLLFLKSITQHPPTVTPLERLHPQDCAEIYRLGIKENGIYTIQPDLHRPALEAKCDMETAGGGWTVIQNRWDGSLDFNRTWQEYQEGFGSPQGEHWLGNVALHALTATGQHQLRIELEDWHQQKRQATYNNFKVASEAQRYRLTAREYSGDAGNALSYNKRYNHDGRSFSTADRDHDRYAAGNCGHYYGAGWWFDACLAANLNGRYYRGRYSGVTNGIYWGTWYILTDGRTGERYSFKRVEMKTRPRNFVGTS, from the exons ATGATTCCCCGCGGTTCTCTCAGTTTCCTTTCTCTGCTGTCACTGTATGCGGGAGCACTGCTGTCCTCCGATGCATCTCCAGCTTGCACGCATCCTCCCTGCAGGGACAGTCTGGTGGCTGCTCCCATCCAGCCTGGGACGGGAGCAGGAGCAGGTACCGGGGCCTGCGAGGGTCAAACTGGGACAACTGCCTGCAGGATGGGGCTTTTACTTCCAGCAATCTCAGATGCTCCTCGGAAGGTGGAGCACAGGCACGACATCACCCAGGTTCAGCCAAAG ACTGGAGGTGTCAAAGAGCGTCTTGTTCAGCTGCAGCGCTGCATGCGCTCTCTCCAGGAAACAGGGGGCCCCTGGAGTCACGGGGGCCAGGAGAGCAACTCCCTAGGGGCCATCCTGGCACTAATGGCAGCTGTGTTGACAGAGTGTGACCTCCACTGTCACAGCCAGGCCCTTGGGGCGATGGCCAAACGACTGG AGAGTGCAGCTGTgggaagagagggggagaaagacCTGCTGCTCTTCCTAAAGAGCATCACACAACATCCACCCACAG TCACCCCCTTGGAGAGGTTGCATCCTCAGGACTGTGCCGAGATTTACAGGCTCGGGATCAAAGAGAATGGAATCTACACCATCCAGCCTGACCTGCACAGGCCGGCTTTGGAG GCTAAATGTGACATGGAGACGGCGGGAGGTGGCTGGACGGTGATCCAGAATCGGTGGGACGGCTCGCTGGACTTCAACAGGACATGGCAGGAATACCAGGAGGGCTTTGGCAGTCCGCAGGGAGAGCATTGGCTGGGGAACGTGGCGCTGCACGCCCTCACCGCCACTGGCCAACATCAACTCCGCATCGAGCTGGAGGACTGGCACCAGCAGAAGCGCCAAGCTACCTATAACAACTTCAAAGTGGCCTCAGAGGCACAGAG GTATCGTCTAACAGCACGAGAATACTCTGGTGATGCAGGCAACGCACTGAGCTACAACAAACGTTACAACCACGACGGCAGATCCTTTAGCACAGCTGACCGAGACCACGACCGTTATGCAGCTGGAAACTGTGGTCATTACTACGGTGCAGGTTGGTGGTTCGATGCCTGTCTGGCAGCTAATCTGAATGGACGGTATTACCGTGGGCGCTACAGTGGGGTGACCAATGGGATCTACTGGGGGACATGGTACATCCTGACAGACGGGCGGACTGGAGAACGCTATTCTTTCAAGAGGGTGGAGATGAAGACGAGACCCAGGAACTTTGTAGGAACATCATAA